The nucleotide sequence GCCCATCGACGCGCTTCTGGAGCTCAAGTTCCGGGGTGTCGAGATCGAGGAGGGCGTGGAGTTTTACGAGCGGATCACGGGCAAGATTTTCGTCCGGGAGTTGCGCCCGAGCCAGCTCGTGTTTGCGAATGGCTTTCGGGTGGCGAAGCGGACGCTCTTGGGCAAGCGCCTGCTCGACGTCGTGTGTGCGTCCATTGGGCTCGTGCTCGGGGCGCCTTTGATGTTGCTCACGGCGATCGCGGTGAAGCTCGACTCGCCGGGGCCGGTGCTTTATTCGCAGGTGCGGGCGGGCGTGTTTGGGCGGCCTTTCACCATTTACAAGTTTCGTTCGATGCGTACGGACGCGGAGGCGGATGGGAAGGCGCGGTGGGCGTCGGAGGATGATCCTCGGGTGACGCGGGTGGGTCGGTTCATTCGCAGGGCGCGGCTCGACGAGCTCCCGCAGCTCTGGAATGTGCTTTGTGGGGACATGAGCCTCGTTGGGCCGCGGCCTGAGCGTCCGAGCTTCACGGAGGAGCTCGAGCGGGAGATTCCGTTTTTCCGGCAGCGGCTCTTCGTCAAGCCGGGGCTGACGGGGTATGCGCAGGTCCGGTACCATTACGGCGCGACGACCGAGGACCAGCTCGAGAAGCTCCAGCACGATCTGTTCTACATCAAGACGCTTTCGGTCTGGTTCGACCTGTCGATCTTGCTGGATACGGTCAAGGTCGTGTTGCTGCGGATTGGATCGCGGTGAGGTCTCCGCCCTCCACAGGCGCACCGGGTGCGATCCCCACCTGGATCGCACCCGGCGCCTCACGCAACCGGGTCACTCGACGTCTCGATCGCACCCCGCGCCTCACGCAACTGTGTCAATCCCTACCTGGATCGCACCTCGCGCCTCGCGCAACTGTGTCGATCCCGACCTGGATCGCACCTCGCGCCTCACGCAACCGGGTCACTCGAGGTCTCGATCGCACCGCGCGCCTCACGCACCGATGTCGATCCCGACCTCGATCGACCTCGTCGCGCGGTCCACCTCACAAACTTCACTCCTCGTAGAACGCGTCCTCGTCCTCGCCGGCCCCTTCTGTAACCTCGCCTCCTGCCCGCGCCCCCGCCGCCCGCGCCTTCTCCTCGCCGAGGACGGCCGGCTGCGCGTCCTGGTCCTGCAGGTCCGGGTCCCGCGGCACCCTTCGTAGCGGGTCCGTCGACCCGATCGCCGAGACCGCCACCGTCACCATCGTCCGGAACATCGGCGCCGATGCGCCCGTCGGGTCCGGGTCCAGGCGCGTGCTGATGAGCTCGATATCGATCCCGCCGGTGAACAAAATGCCCGTCGCGAGTGGCATTCCGAGCGAGCCACCCGCCGCCACCGCCGTCGTCACGAATTTCCCCGTGGGTATCGGCGTGCCCGCCGGCATGCCGAGCCTCGGCTGCATCGCGAGGGGCGTCTCGCCGTGGCGGAAGCGCAGGATCCCGCGGGCGATCACGCTCCGGAAATCGCGCCCCGGCCGCGGCCGGCTCCACATCTCGAGCCCCGCCGCGTGTTGCGCCCCGAACCCGATACGCGGGCCGAGCGAGGAATACGAGAAGCTGTACATGCCGAGGAAGCCGTAATTTCGTCCCGCATAACGCGCGTCGATGCGCGCGTCGGGGGCGATCACCGGGGCGGAGGATTTGTTCTGGAGGAACGTCGGCGGGCTCGCAGCCGTGAACCCGAGCGCCGCGGTCCCGCGAATACGCCGGGTGACCTCGTACGTCGCGGAGGCCAGGCCCGTGACGGTGGCGACGTCGGCGTGCCCGCGCGTCAGATCCACGTCGAGCAGGGCATTCTCGAAATGGGTGAAGCTCGCCCGCGCGATGGGCCCGAAGCGGAGGCGACGGCCCGCGAGCCATGAATACGAGGCGCTGCCGGTCACCGCGTGACTGTCGAGGCCCACGGCCTCCGGGTGATCCGCGGCGACGGCCCCGGCCTGCGTGTATCCCGCGTCGAATCGCGCGAAGGACCGCGGGGACGTGGTCGCGGTGAAGCCGAGGCGGCTGCCGAACGAATAAATGATCCTGCCCTGGAGGAACGGATCACGCGCCATGAGCTCGTTCGTGGCCCGGAGCCCGAGCCGCGACGCGAGCAGGCCGTCGGCGCCGAACGTGAAGAGCGTGCGGGGCGAGGTCACGATATCGAGGCGCGTCACCGCCGTGCCCGCGATGTCCTGCGGGAACATCGCGCCACGCGACGCCCAGAGCGCGCGTCCATAACGCCCCGTCATGTCGAACAAGAACCCCGCGCGCGCCGCGCGCGAGACGAGCCGCAAGGACCCGTCCACGCTCGTCAGCGCGAGGCCATATCCGCCGCCGGGCGTGATACCCGTGACCGCGCTTTGTTCGACCGTGACCGCCGCCGTCGCGTCCGTGACGGCGAGCCCTACCGCGGGGAAAAAGCCCAGCATTCACCCATCAGATGCTCCGGCGCGGCTCGCCCGCTCGACGATTTCTATCGCGCCGTCAGCCGCTCCGGCTCCGCGTCCCGCGCCGCGCCCTCCCAGTGCCGCGCGAGCCCGACCGCGAAGCCGAGTCCATGGGCGAAATGCATCACCGGGAAGATCGCCGCAATCAGGAAAACGAGGCGCTTCTCGGCGCGGCACGCCGCGCGCGTGGCCCCCGCGAGCACGGCGAAGGCATACACGCTGACGGCCGCCCCGAGGACGGGCCTCGCCGGCGTATACACGGCCGCGAGCAGGACGAGCGCCGTGAAGGTGACGAGCGTGGCGAACGGTATCAAAGGGCGGTAGGAGGGCGGCAAGCCGCGCCGGAGGATCGTCCGCGCGCGCCCCGCCCCGTAGTTGTAATATTGCCGGAAGAGGCCGCCGAACGAGTCCCGTGGATAATAATGACCCACGATGGAGCGCGACTGGTAAATGCGCCCGCCGCGCGCCAGGATCCGCTGGTTCAGCTCCGCGTCTTCGTTCGTCCGCGCGTCCGGGTCGAAGAGCCCCACGAGCTCGAAGGCCTCGCGGCGGAACGCCCCGCACCACACGCTCTCCACGTATCCCTCACGATCGGGATCCCGCGACGCGGCGCCGCCCACCCCGATCGGGCTCGAGAGCGCCGCGCAGAGCGCCCGCTGAAATGTCGTTATCCCCCGGGGGCGCATGGCCCCGCCCACGTTGAGCGCCCCCGTCCGCCGTAACGCCGCGACGGACGCGGCCACGTAATCGGGGTCGTAATCGGCGTGCGCGTCCATGCGCACGATCACGTCCCCGCGCGAGCGCTTGATCGCCATGTTCATGGCCGCGGCCTGGAGCCTCTGGGGGTTGTCGAGCAGGACGATGCGCGGATCCTCGGCCGCGAGCGCGCGCACGATGTCGCGTGTCCCATCGAGGGATCGGCCGTCGACGACGAAGATCTCCATTCGATCGGACGGATACCGCTGCGCGGACGCCGCCCGCACGACCCGCTCGATGTGCTCCTCCTCGTTGTAACAAGGAATCACGATCGAACAGAAGGGACGTTCGGCGAGCGTCCGCAAGATCACGCCCCCGCGCCCCGACTCGGGTCCCCAATCGTCCATCCGCGCCCCCCGGAGATCCCATTCTCCCACATCGTGAAACCTTTTCAATCGGGCCAAACCCGAGACCGATTGCAGGGCGCGCCGGGCCGGACGGACGACAACGCGCCGCCCGGTCGCGCCCTCGAATCCATGTGATGCGGCGCGAGCTCCCCGGGACGACCCATTCTCCTTC is from Polyangium spumosum and encodes:
- a CDS encoding TIGR03013 family XrtA/PEP-CTERM system glycosyltransferase, giving the protein MLELFRSRRRAIVWFVEAGLLVSLVCAGAAVIEGFRDVATVSRVFDAAAITLVAQASLYYHGLYGPSPVRDLRTLAWKVARALGVSVLLLWLVFQGFSDAATERFGAVALGLVAGALVLPLFRTGLARAVASDRFCKRTLVLGSGPLADAVITGARTHDTGGMRFVGRLVQEGDPGRAAPDVLGVYDELPRIAGEYGVRHIIVCAADRRGKLPIDALLELKFRGVEIEEGVEFYERITGKIFVRELRPSQLVFANGFRVAKRTLLGKRLLDVVCASIGLVLGAPLMLLTAIAVKLDSPGPVLYSQVRAGVFGRPFTIYKFRSMRTDAEADGKARWASEDDPRVTRVGRFIRRARLDELPQLWNVLCGDMSLVGPRPERPSFTEELEREIPFFRQRLFVKPGLTGYAQVRYHYGATTEDQLEKLQHDLFYIKTLSVWFDLSILLDTVKVVLLRIGSR
- a CDS encoding glycosyltransferase family 2 protein — protein: MDDWGPESGRGGVILRTLAERPFCSIVIPCYNEEEHIERVVRAASAQRYPSDRMEIFVVDGRSLDGTRDIVRALAAEDPRIVLLDNPQRLQAAAMNMAIKRSRGDVIVRMDAHADYDPDYVAASVAALRRTGALNVGGAMRPRGITTFQRALCAALSSPIGVGGAASRDPDREGYVESVWCGAFRREAFELVGLFDPDARTNEDAELNQRILARGGRIYQSRSIVGHYYPRDSFGGLFRQYYNYGAGRARTILRRGLPPSYRPLIPFATLVTFTALVLLAAVYTPARPVLGAAVSVYAFAVLAGATRAACRAEKRLVFLIAAIFPVMHFAHGLGFAVGLARHWEGAARDAEPERLTAR